The DNA window CTCGGCAGTCCGCATTACAAGTCGGAACAAGACAACGCACAGGCCAACACTCACGCCAAGCGCGATCGAAACTCCAAGCAAACCATAGGAGGTATGCCGGTAGCCCGCCACAGAGCGCACGACGTCGCCTGCAAACGTCTCGCTGCGTTTTTTTCTTTCTGCGTTATGTATTTCCTTCATTCCGTATAAGAATCATCCCACTGGCAAGCCCGGATTGAGATAGACCGCTCGCGTTGGGTCGGCCCGTTGTTGGGCGACTGCGGTCTCTGCGTCGGCGATGCTCGAATAGATCGCAAAAAAGGCGCTTCCACTTCCGCTTATTCGTACGAACAGTGCGCCAGATCGCTCCAGGTCATCGCGTAATGTCTCCAATTGCGGAGCAATGGAAAGCGCAATCGGCTCAAAATCGTTTCGGAGCCCATATTTCCATTCTGCAATCGGTTGACGAAGTACTGCGACGAGTTCTGTCGCGTTCGATCGTTCACCGATTTCATCAAGCCGACGATATGCCTCGGCGGTGTTGATAGATATTTCAAGCGGTTTTACGAGTACGATCGGATTTGCGAGTACGAACTCAATCGGCGTGAGTATGTCCCCAATCCCTCCAGCCAATGCCATTCGAGACTCGAGAAGAAAAAACGGGACATCAGCTCCGAGAGACCCTGCAATGTTGAATTGAGTCTCCGTAGGAATCGGAGCGACCAGATCCGAAAAGATTTTGATTGCTAAAGCAGCATTTGCCGAGCCGCCGCCAAGTCCGGCTCCGACCGGGACCCGTTTCTGCAGACTGATCGAGAGCCCCGGCATTTGCTCTCCCATCACCTCAGCACAGGCTCTGATTGCTCGCGTCACCAGATTGCTGTTGTCGGACGGTACAGAACTACCTTCTACTCGAAGCGAGTATCTGTCGGAGAGATCGACCTCGAATCTATCGAACGGCTCGTCTAACCGATAGAAAATGGTGTTGAGGTCGTGATACCCATCGGGCCGACGGCCAAGCACCTCAAGCCCGAGGTTAATCTTGCAGTATGAGTAGTATGTTCGGCTCATCCAACGACGACGTATTTAGATAGAAGTGTTTTAAATCACCCCGATGCGTTGTGACATTCTGTCCTTTCACTGTAGCGCCTTAAACCGGGACACATTAGAGCATTGGGGTAGCGCCTCTCATTAAACGGTTTACGAAGTAGTCATTCTGAGCGAAGCGAAGAATCCCTTGATGAAACGCAGTAAGGCTCCGCCAAAGCAATTCTTCGCTTCGCTCAGAATGACAATACGAATACAGTCTAACACGGTGCCACTACCAGCATCAGCCCGAGAAAACGTTTACCGGAAGTTACTTGTTCTGATACCGTTGCAAAATTGTAGCATTGTCAGTCCTCGAAAATACTTTAGAATACTATCGGTAATTCTAATTATACAAATTAGAAAGGGCATCCATCGTGAAAGAGAATATTGTTGAAGTCCGTGCCAGCTCGGAAGTACGTCACGAGTTGCAGAATCGGGGCAGTAAATCGGTGCGTATATCCGCCGACCGCGTCCACGAGACGCTCGGAAAGCACATGCTTGTTGACGGGTTCGACCTGGTGGTCGACCTTCGCAAATCCCAAGGAAATTTCATTCATGACGCCCGAACCGGCAAGCGCTTCCTCGACTTCTTTACCTTCTTTGCGAGTTGCCCCGTAGGGATGAACCATCCGAGCATGGAAGAGGAAGAGTTCAAGACTCGCCTCCTCTCTGCCGCGATGAACAAGCCCTCGAGCTCCGATGCATACACGGTCGAGATGGCGGAATTTGTCGAAACGTTCAGCCAGGTTGCAATCCCAGAGTACCTTCCCCACCTATTCCTGATCGAGGGCGGCGGCGCGGCGGTGGAAAACGCTCTGAAGGTTGCATTCGACTGGAAAGTCCGGAAGAATTTTCTCAAAGGCTATACGCAGGAGCGTGGTCACATGATCATGCATTTCCGCTACGCATTCCATGGCCGTAACGGTTACGCCCTCTCGCTGACGAATACCGACCCGACCAAGACACTCTATTTCCCGAAGTTCAAAGAATGGCCAAGGATCGACTCGCCGTTCCTCACCTTTCCGCTTAATGAAGAGAACCTCGCCAAAGCTGCCGAAGCGGAGGAGAAGTCGCTCAAGCAGATGAAAGAGGCCTTCATGAACTATCCCGACCAAATCGCGGCGATCATCATCGAACCGATCCAGGGCGAGGGCGGAGATAATTATTTCAGCGAGAATTTCCACCGGACATTGCGTCGGCTTGCCGATGAAAACGATGCGTTGCTTATTTATGATGAGGTTCAGACAGGCATTGGCCTCACCGGAAAGATGTGGGCGCACCAACACTATGTCCAGCCCGACATCATGACCTTCGGAAAAAAGATGCAAGTCTGCGGCCTGCTTGCCTCACGTCGCATCGATGAGGTGCATGATAATGTCTTTCTGAAGTCGAGTCGTATTAACTCGACCTGGGGCGGCAATCTCGTCGACATGGTTCGTGCGCAGAAATACTTGGAGATCATCCGTGACGAGAATCTCGTCGAGAATGCGCACAGCCAAGGTGAGTATATGCTTGGTCAGGTGCAATCACTGGCCGAAGAATTTCCGACCGTCATTGCGAACCCTCGCGGCAAAGGGCTGATGATCGCCTTTACACTTGCCGAGGCCCAGATGCGCGACGCATTGCGTCAAAAATGTTACGACGAAGGGCTGATTCTGATCGGCTGCGGCGACCGTTCGATCCGATTCCGGCCTGCGCTCAATATTTCCCGCGAAGAGATCGATATGGGGATTACGGTCATTCGCGAACAAATCAAGGAGCTATCGCTTCGAGAATTTTAACTCACTGCTCACCACCCCTGGGGCTGTACCCACAACCATACGCTCATTACCGTACGAATGTCACAACCGAACAGTACCGACGCTGCTCTGGCACAAGTAGTCGCTCGCTATGGCGACCGTGCCGCCGATTATCTTGAAGGAATCGCAATCCGTCGGGAGATCACCTACGACGACTACATCCAGACCGACACACTGCTTTCGCTGCAAAAGCCGCTGACCGATTATCACGACGAGCTCACGTTTTTGATGTATCATCAGCAGACCGAGCTATGGTTTCGGCTTGCGTTGCACGAGATGGAAGCGGGGATCGGGGCGTTGCTGAAGTCGCCCGCCGATATTGCATACGGGATTCAAGCTGCAAGCCGCACCAATCGTATTCTCGGCTTTCTCACGCAGAGTTTTGACATACTCATCGACGGACTCGACACCGAAGAATTTCTGATCTTCCGAAAGGCCTTCGGATCGTCCAGCGGTTTCCAATCCGCACAGTTCCGCGCGATCGAGATCGTCGCCGGTCTTGAACGCAAGCAAAAAGGTGAAGACAAAACGTTCTACTGGGAGCGAGCAGCACGTAATCTCGAAACCGGCGAACCGACGCTGACGCTTGTCAAGTTCAAAGAGAAGCATTTGGCCTGGCTCAATGATATGTACGAAAAGCGCGAGCCGTATTCCTTCCGTATGGCATTTGAACGCGCCGTACGCGCAGCCTCCGGTATCACCGACCTACAATCTCTTTATGCTGCAACGCTCAACGGTGACCTCGGCGGCGATATTCGGACCCTCGCGCACGAATTACTCGCACTCGACCAGTCGATCATCGATTGGAAGAAATCACATTTGCGTGCCGCTGCCAAACACATGGTCAAAGCGCCGCGCGGCACCGGAGATACGAATTGGGCTGAGTACCTCGCCCGTTCGATCCAGGAGGAGCACTACTTCCCCGAGCTTGTCAAAGCGAACGAGGAGTTTGCAGAGGCAGAAGCCGAGATTCCGACGTTAGGTGATGCCTAACGCCTGACCTTCGTTCTTGGGCAACAGGTATTGAAAATCCCGTTCGGTGTGTCGAGAATATCCAGACATACCGAACGGGATTTTCGCTTTGAAATACACCGATATTACAAATGATAATTCGGTGCCTCTTTTGTGATCGTTACATCGTGCGGATGCGACTCTCGCAAGCTTGCAGGTGAGATACGCACGAACTTCCCTTTTGCCTGAAGCTCCTGAATGGTGGCAGAACCGGTGTAGCCCATTGCCGCTTTCAGTCCGCCCGCCATCTGATAAATGATCTCGGAGAGCGACCCCTTGAACGGTACACGTCCTTCGATTCCTTCCGGCACCATCTTTGCGAGTCCCTCTTCTACATCCTGGAAATAGCGATCAGCCGACCCTTGCGCCATTGCGGAAAGCGAACCCATTCCTCGATAAGTCTTATATGCTCGGCCCTCGAGAAACATCTTTTCGCCAGGCGATTCTTCCGTTCCGGCAAAGAGGTTGCCGATCATAACCGTTGACGCACCGCCGGCGATGGCCTTCGGGATATCGCCTGTTTGCTTGATGCCGCCATCGGCAATGATCGGGACACCTTTTTTCGCCCCAACAACGGATGCCAGCATCACGGCAGAAAGCTGAGGTACACCAACTCCGGCTACAATACGGGTCGTGCAAATCGACCCGGGACCGACACCAACCTTCACGGCGTCCACACCGGCGTCGATCAGTGCGAGCGCTCCCTCGCCGGTTGCGACATTTCCGGCAACGACATCAATCTGCTTGAATGTCTTGCGGACGCGCTTGACCATCTCGATCACGCCTCGTGTATGACCATGGGCGGTGTCAACGATAACAACATCCAAGTTTGAGGCCACGAGCGCAGCTACACGATCGAGCGTATCCGCCGAGATACCAACAGCGGCACCGCAAACTAGCCTACCCGCAGAGTCTTTTGCCGCATTAGGATAGCGCTTTTTCTTCTGAATATCCTTAAACGTAATCAGTCCGCGTAATTTTCCGGACCGATCAACGACGGGAAGCTTTTCGATCTTGTTCGACTGCAATATTCTCTCGGCCTTTTCGAGCGTTGTTCCAACTGGAGCAATGACAAGATTTTCCTTCGTCATGATGTCCTCGATCCGCTTGTCACGATTCGTCTCGAAGCGGATATCGCGGTTGGTAAGCATCCCAACCAGGCGCTCCTCCTCGTCAATCACCGGAATACCCGAAATGCTGTATTTCTCCATCAGTAATACCGCATCGCGGAGTGTATGGCCTTTCTTGAGGGTGATCGGGTGCTGGATCATCCCGCTTTCGCTGCGTTTGACCCGATCGACTTCTTCCGCCTGACGCTGAATAGAAAGATTCTTGTGGATAATGCCGATTCCCCCCTCACGGGCCATTGCGATCGCCATTGCCGACTCGGTCACCGTATCCATCGCGCTTGAGACAAACGGCGAATAGAGACGAATATTGCGGGTAAACTGGGTCGATATATCTACTTCGCGCGGGAGTACTTCGCTATAGTTCGGTACGAGTAACACATCATCGTATGTGATGCCGTCGCCGTAGGGAAACTTCGATTGCAGGTCGAGCGGAAGTGAGGATTTGGAAACAGAAAGGCGGGTTGTTGCGGTCTTTGCCATGAAAAACTCCTGAGTGATACAGTTGTTCTTCGCTGGTAAAACAACAAACGTTCGCCGCTGGTTTCGCCTGCTTCTTCTTGTTACTCTCGGATCAGAACGATCGTTGCGGTTGCCGTGCTCCCACCGACCCGTAACCGAATGACGTACTCACCCGTCGCAGCCGCTGATGCATTCCAATCTATCGTATGCCGGCCCGCAGCAAGTATTTCATCGGTCAGTGTCGCGACGACCAAGCCGTACATATTGACAACATCAATTGTGACGTTCGATGGTGTCGGCAGATCGAACGATACCACGCATCGGTCGCTGGCCGGGTTCGGGTAAATATTCAGACCGAGGCTATTTGCCACGACCCCGGAAGCGATTCCTGCATTGCCCACTGGGAGGTCGCTGATCTTTCGCCGCCACAAGCCGTAGCTCGTCGAGGCATAGACATACCCGTCGTAGAGCGCAAAGTTGAACACGTTTCTGTCCTCGAGACCTTCGTTAAATTGCGACCAACTCGCACCGGAATCGAGAGAAACGAAGACACCACCAGAACCGCCGGCGAGCATACGATTCTTTTCCGTAACGAACGCCCGAATACTGCCGAAGATCATAGTAAGACCGGTGGCAGGTAATAGTTGCCATGTCACCCCGCTATCATGTGAAACAGAAACCGTTACATTCGCCGTCATCGTATCCGTAGAGGCTGCGTAGAAATCTTTCCCCCAAGCATAGAGTGCAGACGCCATCAAGTTCGGTGCAGTGCGATGCCACGAATTGCCAAGGTCTGACGATGCAAAGATCCCGCCATATCCCGTTGCGGCAATCAGCGCATCGCCGTTCGAACAAAGCAACTGCGCATCGCTATAAAGACTAGTACCGAGCATGTAGGAGAAGCCATTGTCCCGCTCCGCCCAGTTCACACCCTTGTCACTACTCATCCAGATACCACCGGTATATACTGTTCCGCACAGGACATTCGAGCCCTGCGGTGTTAACGAGTACACCATTCCTGTCTGATTCGGAGCCTGAGAAGTAGGATTCCACGTCAATCCATCGTCATCGGATCGAAAGACCCCTTTGCTATCTGCGGCGGCGTACACACTGCCGTTTAGGTTTAGTAGGTCGTGAATTGTCGTGTTCGACGCAAGACCGTTTCCACTGCCAACCCAATGATAGCCGCTGTCATCGCTACGAAACATCGACACACTGCCTTGAGCATAGACGCCCGCCAACAACCGATTCCCGATCGAAAGCAAATGTGCCATCGGCGGAGGTGCCTGCTCGAACATATAAATACCGTTGTTCGAGAGCTCCCAGCTCGCGCCGAGATCGGTCGAACGATGAATACCTTGATAATCTCCGACGAGCGTCACATCTCCGATAGCCGTTGCCGCGATCATCGAATACAAGCTGGTCACGGTCCAATGCGATCCATTGTCAACAGTACGAAATACACCGGATTGATTTCCGAGGGCTAGCACAACATTCTCGGTCGCACAGACCTTGGTCACGACCGAGCAACCTCCCACGATGCCACTATCGACAACCGTCCATGATGCTCCGTGATCGGTGGAACGCCGAACGTCTGTGTTTCCGAACGTGCAGGTGTACAACGAACCACCCACTGCAGACACGTTGAACCGGTTAGAATCTATCGTTACCCACGGAGTCGTCACACTGCTTCGCCGATATACATATCCCCGACCAGAACACGCGAACAAATCGGTCCCTACCACAGCCAGCGATCCTATCCACCAGTCGCCGTTCAAGCCGTTTGTAATAGCACTCCAGCTTTCCCCAAGATTTGCCGATCGCTTCACACCAAGTCCGTTCGTGGTTGCATAGAGTTCTGTGTCAATGACGGCGAGGGCGGTAATGCCCGGTATCGCTTCCGTCCCTGCAAGCTTGGCCCAGTGTGTGCCGTCATCATCCGAACGAAATATGCCATTTCCTGCAGTCCCTGCGAAGATATGGTTACCGATCACAGCAACCGCCATGACGGAATCGTCAATGCGGGACTCGCGCCAAGTTTTCCCTGAATCAGCCGAGGTGATGACACCGGCGCCGATCGTCCCGGCAAACGTAAGCGAGCCCTTCGTGGCAAAAGACGTTACCACCCCTCCGGTCGGACCGATCCGTTCCCATTGGGCATTCGCTACAGATGCAACAGAAATAGCACAAACGATGCATGCAACAAGGACATGTTTCATAGAGGTATAACGATCGATTGTGATGGGAAACCTAACGATGAAGGGTCACTCCGCAGGCTCAGACTCGTCCTGCTTCGGACTTGCTACAATATTCTCGATTTCATAGAATGATGTCTCGGATCCGAGACCGGGGAATTCGGTATCGAACGACGTGCGCTTGGCGGGGTCCTGCTTAAATGCGACAAGCAACTCCACTGCCGCTTCCAGCGTGTCGCCGTTGCAATAGAGCGCTTTGGCACGAAGATAATGTGCATCGGCCCATTCCGGCTCCAGATGCGCGGCCTGTTCGAACGCTGCGGCAGCATCGGCGAATTCGCGCTCGTCGAGGAGTGTCACGCCGTAATCGTACCACGCCTCGAAGTCATCCGGCGCAAGTTCGAGAACCATCTTGTATGCGAGGATCGCATCGCTGCGACGGCCAAGATTGTAGAGTGCATCCGCTTTGGCATACCACAACTCCGAGTTCTTGGAGTTGATGGCAAGCGCCGCGTCATAGTCTTCGAGTGCTTTGCGGGGATGATCGAGCGCGTCGTAGCAACTGCCGCGGCCGAAGTAGCTCTCGGAATGCTTTGGGTCGAACTTGATCGCTTGCGAGAAGCAACGGATCGCATCGCGCCAGCGCTGCAACTCTTCGTACGCATTGCCGAGATTATGCCATGCGCTTACATCTTCGGCATCATGTTTGAGACACTCTTTGTAGGAATCGATGGCCTCGTTTAGCTTCCCGAGATTTGCATACGCATTCCCCCGGTTATACCATGCTGAACCGAACGTGTCTTTGATCGCCAGGGCCATGTCATAGCATGAAATCGCTTTATTAAAGCTTCCCATGCGGTTATAGACGATGCCAAGGTTATACCAGCAATTATGGTTATAGGGATCGAGATCCAGATGCGCCTCGTATGCGGCGATCGCTTTGTCAAAATCGTCAAGCGAGTCGTAGCAGAACCCGAGCTCGTAGAGAGCGTCCTTCGTATATTCTTCTTTCGAACTGAGATACTGGAAAATCGAAATGGCTTCTTTGAAGCGGTCGGCCTTTTCCAGACAGATCGCCTTGCTGAACAGCGCTTCGTCGTTCGTCGGATCGACATTGAGGGCACGATCGAACGCGACAAGAGCGTCTTCTGTGTTGCCGAGAGCCTCTTGTACTACCCCGTAATTCATGGAGAGCTCCGGGTCGGTCGGATCGAGGGCAAGGCCTTTTTCATATGACGTTGCAGCCTCTTCAAATTGGCCGTGATGGGCTTCGAGCATACCGCGACGCGACCATGCCTGGGCGCTGAACGGCGCGTACTCGGTTAGCAATTTGGAGTAATGAAGCGCTTCTTCGAACTTCTCGTTCTCTATGCAGTAGTCAACGAGTTCTTCGAGAATATCCGGGTTGAGGAATGCACGGGGTTTGGGGTCCTTTTCCGAACGCTTTTCCTCGCGATAGCGGGTTATCTCTTCCTCAAAATAGCGACGGCGATCTTCTCGACCTTCCTTTTCCCCTTCGGGCGAATCGTCATCGTCAAATGCAAACGGATCGTAGTCGTCGTAGATGTCCATGTCTAGCTCTCTATATAAAGCAACACGGTACTCCTCCCCCTCGTTTCACATGATTCCCACATGTTATGAACACAAAAATAGCATATGTTTGGGGGAATTGTATCTCTATTTTACAGAAATAATTTACTTTAATTAAATATTTATAATTTATTGCTTTATAATAACTTATCAACAATCATTTGACTGCAAAATATACAAAAGTCGATGCATGCTCCTCTCAGAGAGCAAAATTAGCATTGTCGATAACCTGTGGGCAATTAAAACGATAGCGGTGTGGGACTATTAACTCGCTTGGTTTAGTTCGATCAACAGCGCCTTACAAGCTCAAAATGGAACGACTACGTTACTCCCTCCTGTTGTACGCACTCGTTTCGGCGTGTAGCGCAGCCTGGTAGCGCACCACTTTGGGGTAGTGGGGGTCGTGGGTTCAAATCCCGCCACGCCGACAAATAGTCAGTAACGAGTGTACTGTAGGTTTGTACGTTGGCTCGTTCTGTAGGGGCTCTTTCGGTCGTCATCGTCGCTTCCCCTCGCCTTTTGAAAGTTTGTTACTCGAACCCACTTCATCCGGCATCTACTGCTCACAAGGCGATTTTTACATCGACCCGGTTTCCCCTGTTTCCAGAGCGATCATTACACATGCCCATACTGACCACGCTCGGCCGGGCATGAAGTCGTACCTGACGTCGGTCTCCGGTGAGCCACTGGTACGCGCACGGGTAGGAATGCGAGCTTCGATCGAACCTCTCTCATTCGGCACACAGATCATGATCGGAGACGTGAAGGTGAGTTTGCATCCGGCCGGGCATATCCTTGGTTCTGCTCAAGTGAGAGTCGAGCACAATGGCGAGGTTTGGGTGGTCAGCGGCGACTACAAGCTTGAGCCTGACCCAACCTGCGAGCCGTTCGAGCCTGTCCCCTGCCATACGTTCATCACTGAATCTACCTTTGGGCGTCCCAACTACAAGTGGAAGCCACAACGCGAAATATTCAATCGCATGAACGACTGGTGGAGCATGAACAAGACGTGGGGCATGGCGAGCCTTGTCGGTGCCTACTCGCTCGGGAAAGCACAACGAGTGCTTGCAGGGCTCGACCCAGAGATTGGTCCGATCTATATTTACCCAACGATCGAGACGTACCTCCCGGCCTACCGGCGCGCCGGTGTCACCTTCCCACAGTTGCAGTTATTCGAACCTGAGCGTGTACACGAGATCGTTAACGAAGGGGCGCTGATCGTTGCGCCGCCGAATATCAGAACATTGTTTACAGGCATCGAAGCGAGTAAGATATCGACGGGATTTGCCTCCGGGTGGATGTCCAGAGGCGGAAAACACAGCACCGTATATGACATTGGCTTCCCGCTGTCCGATCATGCCGATTGGAACGGCCTGCTTCACGCAATCGAAGCCACCGGTGCAGCGCGCGTCTTTGCCATGCACGGGTTCACGAAGACATTGACCGAGCATTTACGCACACTTGGCTACGAGGCGCATGAATGGCATTAAGCCATGGGGGTGGTTCATGAGAATGCGCCAATAAGATTCATGATGCTCCCCATCGCCAGAGAACATCCCCGCCGCTGGGAACAGATGCACCCGAAAAGCACTTAGAAAGCATATAGATCATTCGATACGATCATGGATAATCTTCAGTTGCTGATCACACTCGGAACTGAGTTCGAGGCACAGATCATTAAAGCAAAACTTGCCGAAGCCGGTATTGAAAGCCTTATGCAGGTTGCCGATACCGACAACATGGTGCCGGCTTTGGATTATAGTCGGGGGGTCGGCATCTACGTCGAAGAAGCCGATTATGATGTTGCTCGTTCGATGATCGATTCCGGCGAAGACGACCTCGATGACGACATGGAGATCGGCGTCGGCGACTGAGTGCGAAATGGCAGTTGTGAAGCGTACATGGTGAAGAAGTCAACCGACTTCTTCTGTTGATTCGTCATTGATTCCTCCCGAACCAGCCTCAGCCAATCTTCGTTTTAGTGCGCGCTTAACAATACGACGGTGCGAATCACCTCTCCGTCGAACTATTATCCGATCCCAATCATGAAAAAGATTACCGTTATTGGCGCCGGAAACGTCGGCGCAACCGTAGCCCAGCGTGTAGCCGACAAGGAGCTCGCCGAGCAGATCGTCCTGGTCGACGTCGTCGATGGTATTCCGCAGGGTAAGGGTCTCGACATGTTCGAGTCCGCCCCGGTCCACGGCACCGACACCCGTATCGTCGGCTCCAACACGTATGAAGAGACCGCCGGCTCGGACATCGTCGTCATCACCGCAGGTCTCGCCCGCAAGCCCGGCATGAGCCGCGACGACTTGCTCGCAAAGAATGCCGAGATCGTCGGTGGCTGCGCGGAGAACGCCTTCAAGCACAGCCCGAACGCGATCTTCATCATCGTGTCGAACCCGCTCGACGTCATGACCTACGTCGCGCTCAAGAAGACCGGTCTGCCGCGTAACAGAGTCATCGGCATGGCGGGTGTACTCGATAGTGCCCGCTTCCGCAGCTTCATCGCAATGGAGCTTGACGTGTCGGTGCAGGATGTCACGGCATTCGTACTCGGCGGTCACGGCGATTCGATGGTGCCACTTGCCCGCTACTCGACGGTCGCCGGCATTCCACTTCCCGAGCTGATCCCGGCCGATCGTTTGCAGCAGATCATTCAGCGCACGCGAGATGGTGGCATCGAGATCGTGAACTACCTTAAGACCGGCAGCGCCTACTACGCCCCCGGTTCGAGCGCAGCCCAGATGGTCGAGTCCATCGCTCGCAACAAAAAGCGCGTACTTCCCTGCGCCGTGTGGCTCCAGGGCGAGTATGGCCTGAAGGACACCGTCTGCGGCGTTCCGGTCAAGCTCGGCACAAACGGCATCGAGCAGATCATCGAGATCAAGCTCAGCCCGGAGGAGCAGGCAGAACTCAACAAGAGCTCAGCCGATGTTCAGGCGAATATCGCAAAGGTAACGCTCTAATAGGGGCATCGAATACTCTACAAAAGGCGGCCGTTGTGCCGCCTTTTCTTTGCCCGATAGTAACTTTTACCAAAAAATGCAGTTGTAATAAGAGAGACCGAATATTTCTATCTGATATCATGAAGACACGAATTCTCATCGCACTCGCAGCAGGGCTTCTCATCGCAGGCCTGCAATCCTGTAGTTCATCGTCAAGCCCTTCCGGTACCGATAATTCCTATACGCCGAAAACCGTGAAGTTCAAACAAGGCTTTTCGGCGACCTATGATCTCTTTCTCACGGATACCACGAGTTCCGATCCAATCCTACAGGATTCAGCGCAACACAATGTTGTCGAAACCGTGTTGGATACCAATCGGTCTTACGGTGGCTACACGCATGTCACCAGCACGTACTTCGCGTCCTCTCCCGGGGATTCGAACTATTACTATCAGGATGCACAAGGAAATCTCTGGCGATACAACTATGGATTTAGCAGGTTGAATAGTTACTCGTTCCTGGTCGCGGCATTGGGCGGTCCTGTTGATGTGCATTGGGTACTTGTCGCGAAACCGGGTTCACCGGTTGGCACGACGTGGATTGCCAAGAACGACAGCGCTATCTTCCAGGCGTTAGGCAATGCAAAAATTTACCTGAAGGATGTCGCAACCACGATGGCAGATACCACCTTCACGATCGGCGGACAGTCGGTGCCGACGACACACGTCCAACATATGGTCACCGCTACTGATGCCTCGGGTGTTGCATTCAAAGGCTCGATCGAGATTGACACTTATATTTCTACCGAGCTCGGAATCACGGTTGAGGACTTCTTCCATCACTCGACGATCGCCAGCCCGACATATAATGCGAAAGCTCGTGGATCACTGAAGATCATGACATCGCATCAATGATTAGAATGAGCATTACACAAAAAGAGCGGCTTCTGGCCGCTCTTTTCGTTTGGATCAATTTCCGAGCAATCGCCGAGAGAGATCGGTCTGAAGAATGTTCTCGGGGTCGAGTCGCTGCTTGAGACTCTTGAGTCGCTGGAGTGTCTCCGCACCCAAGAACTGCTCCAAGTCATTCGGACGCAACGTTGCATCTTTAGCAAAGTAGAACTTCCCCCCAGCCCGCAGTACTTCTTCATTCATGTG is part of the Bacteroidota bacterium genome and encodes:
- the ispE gene encoding 4-(cytidine 5'-diphospho)-2-C-methyl-D-erythritol kinase; translation: MSRTYYSYCKINLGLEVLGRRPDGYHDLNTIFYRLDEPFDRFEVDLSDRYSLRVEGSSVPSDNSNLVTRAIRACAEVMGEQMPGLSISLQKRVPVGAGLGGGSANAALAIKIFSDLVAPIPTETQFNIAGSLGADVPFFLLESRMALAGGIGDILTPIEFVLANPIVLVKPLEISINTAEAYRRLDEIGERSNATELVAVLRQPIAEWKYGLRNDFEPIALSIAPQLETLRDDLERSGALFVRISGSGSAFFAIYSSIADAETAVAQQRADPTRAVYLNPGLPVG
- a CDS encoding L-lysine 6-transaminase, which gives rise to MRISADRVHETLGKHMLVDGFDLVVDLRKSQGNFIHDARTGKRFLDFFTFFASCPVGMNHPSMEEEEFKTRLLSAAMNKPSSSDAYTVEMAEFVETFSQVAIPEYLPHLFLIEGGGAAVENALKVAFDWKVRKNFLKGYTQERGHMIMHFRYAFHGRNGYALSLTNTDPTKTLYFPKFKEWPRIDSPFLTFPLNEENLAKAAEAEEKSLKQMKEAFMNYPDQIAAIIIEPIQGEGGDNYFSENFHRTLRRLADENDALLIYDEVQTGIGLTGKMWAHQHYVQPDIMTFGKKMQVCGLLASRRIDEVHDNVFLKSSRINSTWGGNLVDMVRAQKYLEIIRDENLVENAHSQGEYMLGQVQSLAEEFPTVIANPRGKGLMIAFTLAEAQMRDALRQKCYDEGLILIGCGDRSIRFRPALNISREEIDMGITVIREQIKELSLREF
- the guaB gene encoding IMP dehydrogenase; translation: MAKTATTRLSVSKSSLPLDLQSKFPYGDGITYDDVLLVPNYSEVLPREVDISTQFTRNIRLYSPFVSSAMDTVTESAMAIAMAREGGIGIIHKNLSIQRQAEEVDRVKRSESGMIQHPITLKKGHTLRDAVLLMEKYSISGIPVIDEEERLVGMLTNRDIRFETNRDKRIEDIMTKENLVIAPVGTTLEKAERILQSNKIEKLPVVDRSGKLRGLITFKDIQKKKRYPNAAKDSAGRLVCGAAVGISADTLDRVAALVASNLDVVIVDTAHGHTRGVIEMVKRVRKTFKQIDVVAGNVATGEGALALIDAGVDAVKVGVGPGSICTTRIVAGVGVPQLSAVMLASVVGAKKGVPIIADGGIKQTGDIPKAIAGGASTVMIGNLFAGTEESPGEKMFLEGRAYKTYRGMGSLSAMAQGSADRYFQDVEEGLAKMVPEGIEGRVPFKGSLSEIIYQMAGGLKAAMGYTGSATIQELQAKGKFVRISPASLRESHPHDVTITKEAPNYHL
- a CDS encoding T9SS type A sorting domain-containing protein yields the protein MKHVLVACIVCAISVASVANAQWERIGPTGGVVTSFATKGSLTFAGTIGAGVITSADSGKTWRESRIDDSVMAVAVIGNHIFAGTAGNGIFRSDDDGTHWAKLAGTEAIPGITALAVIDTELYATTNGLGVKRSANLGESWSAITNGLNGDWWIGSLAVVGTDLFACSGRGYVYRRSSVTTPWVTIDSNRFNVSAVGGSLYTCTFGNTDVRRSTDHGASWTVVDSGIVGGCSVVTKVCATENVVLALGNQSGVFRTVDNGSHWTVTSLYSMIAATAIGDVTLVGDYQGIHRSTDLGASWELSNNGIYMFEQAPPPMAHLLSIGNRLLAGVYAQGSVSMFRSDDSGYHWVGSGNGLASNTTIHDLLNLNGSVYAAADSKGVFRSDDDGLTWNPTSQAPNQTGMVYSLTPQGSNVLCGTVYTGGIWMSSDKGVNWAERDNGFSYMLGTSLYSDAQLLCSNGDALIAATGYGGIFASSDLGNSWHRTAPNLMASALYAWGKDFYAASTDTMTANVTVSVSHDSGVTWQLLPATGLTMIFGSIRAFVTEKNRMLAGGSGGVFVSLDSGASWSQFNEGLEDRNVFNFALYDGYVYASTSYGLWRRKISDLPVGNAGIASGVVANSLGLNIYPNPASDRCVVSFDLPTPSNVTIDVVNMYGLVVATLTDEILAAGRHTIDWNASAAATGEYVIRLRVGGSTATATIVLIRE
- a CDS encoding tetratricopeptide repeat protein, with product MDIYDDYDPFAFDDDDSPEGEKEGREDRRRYFEEEITRYREEKRSEKDPKPRAFLNPDILEELVDYCIENEKFEEALHYSKLLTEYAPFSAQAWSRRGMLEAHHGQFEEAATSYEKGLALDPTDPELSMNYGVVQEALGNTEDALVAFDRALNVDPTNDEALFSKAICLEKADRFKEAISIFQYLSSKEEYTKDALYELGFCYDSLDDFDKAIAAYEAHLDLDPYNHNCWYNLGIVYNRMGSFNKAISCYDMALAIKDTFGSAWYNRGNAYANLGKLNEAIDSYKECLKHDAEDVSAWHNLGNAYEELQRWRDAIRCFSQAIKFDPKHSESYFGRGSCYDALDHPRKALEDYDAALAINSKNSELWYAKADALYNLGRRSDAILAYKMVLELAPDDFEAWYDYGVTLLDEREFADAAAAFEQAAHLEPEWADAHYLRAKALYCNGDTLEAAVELLVAFKQDPAKRTSFDTEFPGLGSETSFYEIENIVASPKQDESEPAE